A window from Candidatus Krumholzibacteriota bacterium encodes these proteins:
- the rpoC gene encoding DNA-directed RNA polymerase subunit beta', which yields MGIKLASPEAIRSWSYGEVLKPETINYRSFKPEKDGLFCERIFGPVKDWECACGKYKRIRYRGVICDRCGVEVTHSKVRRERMGHIELAVPVAHIWFLKGIPSRIGYMLGISIRNLERILYYESRVVIDPGESGLKHKQLIDEETYYELVEKEVEFTAKMGGMAIRELLAQVDIEEESINLRAQAKVETSMQRKKKVLKRLRVMEAFLGSPNKAEWMILETIPVLPPDLRPLVPLEGGRFATSDLNDLYRRVINRNNRLKKLIEIRAPEVILRNEKRMLQEAVDALFDNGRRSRPVRGHGNRPLKSLSDMLKGKKGRFRQNLLGKRVDYSGRSVIVVGPELEMHQCGIPKSMALELFKPFIIRKLEEKGYVQTVKSAKKLVERERPEVWDILEEIIKDHPVLLNRAPTLHKLGVQGFHPTLIEGKAIQIHPLVCAAFNADFDGDQMAVHVPLSLEAQLEARTLMLSSNNIMSPANGGALATPSQDIVLGSYYLSASKKGVKGEGKTFFSSREAIMAKDVGVVDIHALIRVRINGELLETTVGRLIFNNIVPEGLGFVNDLLDKSTLNKLIAKSYKKIGNYATVRFLERLKETGFNYATKAGITFGIDDIVVPPKKSDMIQRAEKEIEKILKQYSNGVITDGERYNKVIDIWTHTANEVAERMDDALSEDKGGFNPIYMMANSGSRGSKDQIRQLAGMRGLMAKPQKTITGGIGEIIEMPITANFKEGLSVLQYFISTHGARKGLADTALKTADAGYLTRRLVDVAQDVIITEYDCGTIRGIGATALKEGEEIIESLSDRILGRVVIDDVVDPHSGEVLAEADSLIDEDTADEIEERGVLTVKIRSVLTCEAERGACALCYGSNIANGKMVDLGEAVGVVAAQSIGEPGTQLTLRTFHVGGTASRIAETTQKTCSHEGYVKFNRIKYVEDRNKETKVIGRKGEAVILSNKKDRVRARFGVPYGAILKINEGDHVKKGQIAYEWDPYSNVIISHKGGKLRFRGIVEGVTLNEKLDDKTGLRQRIIEEDRDKKLHPHIEMLDNKGKIIGNFIIPTGSRLVVHDGDDVLPGDVICRIPKEITKTHDITGGLPRVAQLFEVRKPKSAAIVSEIDGNVKFGAVSKGIRKIVVENDSGDKRTYSVAQGKHLRVYEGDIIEAGDNLTEGPVNPFDILNIKGVNAVQEYLVNEIQEVYRLQGVHINDKHIEVIVSQMLQKVLVEDPGSTDFLEGDVVSKKIFEKENEKAQKGKGTPATFKPLLLGITKASLSTDSYISAASFQETTRVLTDAATQGKVDELHGLKENVVMGHLIPAGTGMRKYKNVELVEDVTEQEIMERDFTEEELSEIIDDMKEGAS from the coding sequence ATGGGAATCAAGCTGGCTTCACCGGAAGCTATTCGTTCATGGAGTTACGGAGAAGTCTTAAAACCCGAAACCATTAACTATCGTTCTTTCAAACCGGAGAAGGACGGACTTTTCTGCGAGAGAATATTCGGCCCCGTCAAAGACTGGGAATGTGCCTGCGGTAAATATAAACGGATTCGTTACAGAGGGGTGATTTGTGACAGATGCGGCGTGGAAGTGACTCATTCGAAGGTGCGGAGAGAACGTATGGGGCATATCGAACTTGCCGTTCCCGTTGCTCATATATGGTTTCTGAAAGGCATTCCGAGCCGTATAGGATATATGCTGGGGATTTCAATCCGTAACCTTGAAAGAATATTGTACTATGAGTCCAGAGTTGTTATAGACCCCGGTGAATCAGGGCTTAAACATAAGCAGCTTATAGATGAAGAAACATATTATGAGCTTGTTGAAAAAGAGGTAGAATTTACCGCCAAGATGGGTGGAATGGCTATAAGAGAACTTCTCGCCCAGGTGGATATTGAAGAGGAATCTATTAATCTCAGAGCACAGGCGAAAGTCGAAACCTCAATGCAGCGCAAGAAAAAAGTGCTAAAGAGACTTAGAGTAATGGAAGCCTTTCTCGGCAGTCCCAATAAAGCGGAGTGGATGATACTTGAAACTATTCCGGTACTTCCGCCGGATCTGCGCCCGCTCGTTCCCCTGGAAGGGGGCAGGTTTGCGACATCTGATCTGAACGATTTATACAGAAGGGTTATTAACCGAAACAACAGGTTAAAGAAGCTCATTGAGATACGGGCACCCGAAGTAATATTGAGAAATGAAAAGAGAATGCTCCAGGAAGCTGTTGACGCTTTGTTTGATAACGGGAGGCGTTCCCGCCCGGTAAGAGGTCACGGGAACAGACCTCTCAAGAGTTTAAGTGATATGCTTAAAGGGAAAAAGGGCCGTTTCCGTCAAAATCTTCTGGGCAAGCGAGTGGATTATTCCGGGCGTTCAGTGATTGTAGTAGGTCCGGAGCTTGAAATGCACCAGTGCGGTATTCCAAAATCAATGGCTCTGGAATTATTCAAGCCTTTTATCATACGTAAGCTTGAAGAAAAGGGTTACGTGCAGACGGTAAAGAGCGCCAAGAAACTTGTAGAGAGGGAAAGGCCGGAAGTCTGGGATATCCTCGAAGAAATAATAAAGGACCATCCCGTTTTGCTCAACAGGGCGCCGACTCTGCACAAATTGGGTGTTCAAGGATTTCATCCGACCCTTATAGAGGGGAAGGCCATACAGATACATCCGCTTGTCTGCGCCGCTTTCAACGCGGACTTTGACGGCGACCAGATGGCTGTTCACGTGCCTCTGTCTCTCGAGGCGCAGCTTGAAGCCAGAACCTTGATGCTGTCGTCGAATAATATTATGTCTCCCGCCAACGGCGGAGCTTTGGCTACGCCTTCACAGGATATAGTGCTTGGTTCGTACTATCTCTCAGCCTCCAAAAAAGGGGTAAAAGGCGAAGGCAAAACCTTTTTCTCTTCCCGTGAAGCGATTATGGCAAAAGATGTCGGAGTTGTTGATATTCACGCTCTTATTAGAGTGAGGATTAACGGGGAGCTGCTCGAAACAACCGTCGGCCGGCTGATTTTTAACAACATTGTGCCTGAAGGTCTTGGATTCGTTAATGATCTTCTTGATAAATCCACTTTGAATAAACTGATCGCCAAAAGTTACAAAAAGATTGGAAATTACGCCACGGTGCGGTTCCTTGAGAGACTCAAGGAAACCGGGTTTAATTACGCGACAAAAGCCGGGATAACATTCGGTATCGATGATATTGTAGTGCCTCCTAAGAAATCGGATATGATTCAACGTGCTGAAAAAGAGATCGAAAAGATTTTAAAGCAGTATTCAAACGGTGTTATTACCGACGGAGAACGTTATAACAAGGTAATTGATATCTGGACTCACACTGCTAACGAAGTAGCGGAGAGAATGGATGACGCGTTGAGTGAAGATAAGGGAGGATTCAATCCCATATACATGATGGCAAATTCAGGGTCGAGAGGAAGCAAGGACCAGATACGTCAGCTTGCCGGAATGCGCGGTTTGATGGCCAAACCTCAGAAGACAATTACAGGAGGAATAGGTGAAATTATTGAAATGCCTATTACTGCTAATTTTAAAGAGGGTCTGTCGGTGCTGCAGTACTTTATCTCCACTCACGGTGCCAGGAAAGGACTTGCTGACACCGCTCTTAAGACAGCGGACGCGGGTTACCTGACACGGCGTCTGGTAGATGTCGCTCAGGATGTGATTATAACTGAATATGACTGCGGAACAATAAGAGGGATCGGCGCGACCGCGCTTAAAGAGGGCGAGGAGATTATCGAGTCTCTAAGCGACAGGATTCTGGGCCGCGTGGTAATAGATGATGTTGTAGACCCCCATAGCGGGGAAGTTCTGGCTGAAGCAGATAGTCTTATAGATGAAGATACAGCGGATGAAATCGAAGAGCGGGGAGTTTTGACCGTTAAGATAAGATCTGTGTTGACATGTGAGGCCGAGAGAGGAGCATGCGCTCTCTGCTACGGGAGTAATATAGCCAACGGCAAGATGGTTGATCTTGGTGAGGCGGTAGGTGTTGTCGCCGCGCAGAGTATTGGAGAGCCCGGCACTCAGCTTACATTGAGGACATTTCACGTTGGTGGAACGGCAAGCAGAATTGCTGAAACCACTCAAAAAACCTGTTCTCATGAAGGGTATGTAAAATTCAATAGAATAAAATATGTAGAGGACCGTAACAAGGAAACAAAGGTAATCGGTCGAAAAGGCGAAGCTGTTATACTAAGCAATAAAAAGGATAGGGTAAGAGCGCGTTTTGGTGTACCCTATGGAGCAATCCTGAAAATCAATGAAGGCGACCATGTTAAGAAGGGACAGATTGCCTATGAATGGGATCCCTATTCGAATGTTATTATCTCCCATAAAGGCGGTAAATTGCGTTTCCGCGGTATTGTAGAGGGTGTCACGCTGAATGAAAAACTTGATGATAAAACGGGCCTCAGACAGAGGATAATCGAAGAAGATCGCGATAAGAAACTGCATCCTCACATTGAAATGCTCGATAATAAGGGTAAAATAATCGGCAACTTCATTATTCCTACCGGATCGAGACTGGTAGTTCATGACGGTGACGATGTTCTTCCCGGAGATGTAATATGCAGGATTCCAAAGGAAATAACGAAAACACACGATATTACGGGAGGCTTGCCCAGAGTGGCGCAGCTCTTTGAAGTACGTAAACCCAAATCCGCGGCGATTGTTTCGGAGATAGACGGAAATGTTAAATTCGGGGCTGTCTCTAAGGGTATCCGCAAGATTGTAGTAGAAAATGACAGTGGTGATAAAAGGACCTATTCTGTCGCTCAGGGGAAACATCTAAGGGTCTATGAAGGTGACATTATCGAAGCTGGAGACAACCTTACCGAAGGTCCGGTTAATCCCTTTGACATTTTGAATATCAAAGGAGTTAACGCCGTTCAGGAATACCTTGTGAATGAAATACAGGAAGTATACAGGCTGCAGGGTGTTCATATAAATGACAAACACATCGAAGTTATTGTCAGTCAGATGCTTCAAAAGGTTCTAGTCGAAGATCCGGGCTCCACAGATTTCCTCGAAGGTGATGTGGTCAGCAAAAAGATATTTGAAAAAGAAAACGAGAAAGCCCAGAAGGGGAAAGGAACGCCGGCCACATTCAAGCCGCTGCTGCTTGGTATAACAAAGGCGTCTTTGAGCACCGACAGTTATATTTCGGCGGCGAGCTTCCAGGAAACAACGAGGGTTCTTACGGACGCGGCCACTCAGGGTAAAGTCGATGAATTGCATGGACTTAAGGAAAATGTTGTAATGGGCCACCTGATACCGGCCGGAACCGGCATGCGTAAGTATAAAAACGTTGAGCTCGTAGAAGATGTAACAGAGCAGGAGATTATGGAAAGAGATTTTACTGAAGAGGAATTGTCCGAAATAATTGATGATATGAAGGAGGGGGCTTCTTAA
- the rpsL gene encoding 30S ribosomal protein S12 gives MPTINQLVRKGRKKIKKKTGARALQSCPQKRGVCTRVYTSTPKKPNSAIRKVARVRLTNNMEITAYIPGEGHNLQEHSIVLVRGGRVKDLPGVRYHIIRGSLDTEGVEGRKASRSKYGVRRPKE, from the coding sequence GTGCCTACAATTAATCAACTTGTAAGAAAAGGCAGAAAAAAAATAAAGAAGAAAACGGGAGCACGCGCCCTGCAGTCATGTCCCCAGAAAAGGGGTGTCTGTACGCGAGTTTATACTTCCACACCAAAGAAACCGAATTCTGCCATTAGAAAAGTCGCGAGAGTAAGATTGACGAATAACATGGAAATTACCGCGTACATTCCGGGAGAAGGACACAATCTACAGGAGCATTCCATTGTGCTCGTTCGCGGCGGACGCGTAAAGGATTTACCCGGTGTTAGATATCATATTATAAGAGGGAGTCTTGACACAGAAGGAGTCGAAGGCAGAAAAGCCAGCCGCTCCAAATATGGTGTAAGAAGACCGAAAGAATAG
- the rpsG gene encoding 30S ribosomal protein S7: MPRKGRITKREIQPEEKYNDVVLARFVNYVMVDGKKSAAEEAVYGALEIIESKTGKDGLEVFKKALDNVKPMLEVKSRRVGGATYQVPVEVKHDRKLALAMRWIIGFARQRSGHSMSDMLASEIILDYNKEGPAVKKRNDTHRMAEANKAFAHYKW; the protein is encoded by the coding sequence ATGCCCCGTAAAGGAAGAATAACAAAGAGAGAAATTCAACCTGAAGAAAAATATAATGATGTTGTTTTGGCAAGATTTGTGAATTACGTGATGGTTGATGGGAAGAAGAGCGCCGCGGAAGAGGCTGTGTATGGGGCGTTGGAAATCATAGAGTCAAAAACCGGCAAGGACGGCCTGGAAGTTTTTAAAAAAGCTCTGGATAACGTAAAGCCCATGCTCGAGGTAAAGTCGAGGCGTGTCGGTGGAGCAACATACCAGGTTCCTGTCGAAGTGAAGCATGACAGAAAACTGGCACTTGCAATGCGTTGGATAATTGGGTTTGCCAGGCAGAGGTCTGGTCATTCGATGTCCGATATGTTGGCGTCAGAAATAATCCTTGATTATAACAAGGAAGGTCCCGCGGTCAAGAAGCGCAACGATACTCATAGAATGGCGGAAGCCAATAAAGCGTTTGCGCATTATAAGTGGTAA
- the fusA gene encoding elongation factor G → MRKYSLNKTRNIGLAAHIDAGKTTVTERMLYYTGKVTRMGEVHQGSAVMDWMDQEKERGITITSAATTCFWNDNRINIIDTPGHVDFTAEVERSFRVIDGLVVLFCGVGGVEPQSETVWRQADRYNIPRIAFINKMDRAGANFRDTVEMMRKKFDVSVSPLTIPISSRDKFRGMVDLVKMKAFYYDENSLGAKYTEAEIPEGLLDECLQAREELLGELSDYSDDILHHVVDGADVSEEVIKEALREAVLDIKLIPVFCGSAFKNKGIQILLNAVTDYLPSPLEVPSVSGVNPFTGKEETREASEEDPFSAIVFKVTRDPFVGKLHYIRVYSGQLEAGTNLINATNKKKERFTRALIMHADSREDVKKLYAGDIAAVIGLKQSSTGDTLCDTKHPIKMSVMNFPKPVISVAIEPQTKAEEEKLSNALRALSDEDPTFQVNVDKETRQTVISGMGELHLEVLVERMLREFKVKANVGRPHVAYRETITKAVKAEGKFIKQSGGKGQYGHVMVEIAPAPGEGFKFVNKIRGGDVPKSFIPYVEQGAKEALNAGPVNGAPVIDVEVTLVDGSYHEIDSSDLAFRIAGNKAVVEGIRKAGPVLLEPIMNIEIVLPIDYVGDVIKDITVRRGKIEGMFHRKSGQVISAVAPLSDMFGYATGLRSLTQGRAVHTMEFSHYEVVPEELMMQIQGRLRGLA, encoded by the coding sequence TTGAGAAAGTATTCTCTAAATAAGACTCGAAACATCGGACTGGCCGCGCACATAGATGCGGGTAAGACGACGGTTACTGAAAGAATGCTGTATTATACAGGGAAAGTAACGCGGATGGGTGAAGTGCATCAGGGGAGCGCGGTAATGGACTGGATGGACCAGGAGAAGGAAAGAGGTATAACAATCACCTCCGCCGCTACTACCTGCTTCTGGAATGATAACAGAATAAATATTATCGACACTCCCGGACACGTTGATTTTACCGCTGAAGTTGAGAGAAGCTTCAGGGTAATCGACGGCCTGGTTGTGCTTTTCTGCGGCGTTGGCGGAGTGGAGCCGCAGTCCGAAACCGTCTGGAGACAGGCTGATAGATATAATATTCCGCGCATCGCGTTCATCAATAAAATGGACAGGGCTGGAGCGAACTTCCGTGATACAGTAGAAATGATGAGGAAGAAGTTTGACGTCAGTGTTTCTCCCCTGACGATTCCTATTTCTTCGAGGGACAAGTTCAGGGGGATGGTCGACCTTGTTAAAATGAAAGCCTTTTACTACGATGAGAATAGCCTCGGCGCGAAATATACAGAAGCAGAAATACCTGAAGGACTGCTTGACGAGTGTCTTCAGGCGCGCGAAGAACTGCTCGGGGAGTTGTCGGATTACAGTGATGATATTCTGCATCATGTTGTTGACGGAGCTGATGTTTCCGAAGAGGTAATAAAAGAAGCGTTGAGGGAAGCCGTACTTGATATTAAACTGATTCCGGTTTTCTGTGGTTCAGCTTTCAAAAATAAAGGGATCCAGATTCTTCTCAATGCCGTAACCGATTATTTACCCAGTCCGCTGGAAGTGCCTTCTGTTTCCGGAGTAAATCCCTTTACGGGCAAAGAAGAAACCAGAGAAGCTTCGGAAGAGGATCCGTTTTCAGCAATAGTATTCAAAGTCACGAGGGATCCTTTTGTCGGCAAGCTCCATTATATAAGAGTTTACAGCGGACAATTAGAGGCCGGCACGAATCTTATAAATGCTACTAATAAAAAGAAGGAGCGTTTTACGAGAGCTCTTATTATGCACGCTGATTCCCGGGAAGATGTAAAAAAGCTATACGCCGGCGACATCGCGGCGGTTATAGGACTGAAGCAATCAAGCACGGGAGACACGCTCTGTGATACAAAACACCCGATTAAAATGAGTGTGATGAATTTCCCGAAACCTGTAATATCTGTCGCGATTGAACCTCAAACTAAGGCTGAAGAAGAGAAATTATCCAACGCTCTGAGGGCGTTGAGTGATGAAGACCCCACCTTTCAGGTTAATGTCGATAAAGAAACAAGACAAACAGTTATCTCAGGAATGGGAGAGCTTCACTTAGAGGTACTCGTAGAGCGTATGCTGAGGGAATTCAAGGTCAAAGCCAATGTGGGGCGCCCCCACGTTGCTTATCGTGAAACAATAACAAAAGCGGTGAAAGCGGAAGGCAAATTTATCAAGCAAAGCGGCGGAAAAGGCCAGTACGGACATGTCATGGTTGAAATTGCTCCCGCGCCGGGAGAAGGGTTCAAGTTTGTTAACAAGATCAGGGGAGGGGATGTGCCAAAATCATTTATACCATATGTTGAGCAAGGAGCTAAAGAAGCGCTGAATGCCGGTCCTGTAAATGGCGCTCCCGTGATCGATGTCGAAGTAACGCTGGTTGACGGTTCATATCATGAAATTGATTCTTCGGACCTTGCCTTTCGAATCGCCGGCAACAAAGCTGTTGTCGAAGGGATAAGAAAAGCCGGGCCGGTTTTACTCGAACCCATAATGAATATTGAAATCGTCCTCCCCATTGATTATGTTGGTGATGTAATAAAAGATATTACCGTTAGAAGAGGTAAGATAGAAGGGATGTTCCATAGGAAGAGCGGCCAGGTGATTTCAGCGGTAGCACCGCTTTCGGATATGTTTGGATACGCAACAGGGCTGAGATCCCTGACTCAGGGGAGAGCCGTTCACACAATGGAATTTTCTCATTATGAAGTTGTGCCCGAGGAATTGATGATGCAAATTCAGGGCAGACTGAGAGGATTGGCGTAG
- the tuf gene encoding elongation factor Tu, which yields MAKEKFERTKPHLNVGTIGHVDHGKTTLTAAMTKHLATKGWADFVPFDEIDKAPEERDRGITIATAHVEYETENRHYAHVDCPGHADYIKNMITGAAQMDGAIVVVSAADGPMPQTREHILLARQVNVPALLVFMNKTDMVDDPELIELVELEVRELLDEYEFPGDEIPIIKGSALKALESDDPDSEEAKCIWELMDALDSYIPEPERDLDKPFLMPVEDVFSITGRGTVGTGRIERGIVNVGENVEIVGIRDTQKTVVTGVEMFRKLLDEGRAGDNVGLLLRGINKKDLLRGMVAAKPGSITPHKKFKCKVYVLKKEEGGRHTPFFEGYRPQFYFRTTDVTGVATLPEGTEMVMPGDDVELTVELISPIAMEKELRFAIREGGRTVGAGVVTEIIE from the coding sequence ATGGCTAAGGAGAAATTTGAAAGGACCAAGCCGCATTTAAATGTAGGGACAATAGGGCACGTGGATCATGGCAAGACGACGCTGACAGCGGCTATGACGAAGCATCTGGCGACGAAGGGTTGGGCGGATTTCGTTCCGTTTGACGAGATAGACAAGGCGCCGGAGGAGAGAGACAGAGGCATAACGATAGCCACGGCGCATGTTGAATACGAGACTGAGAACCGGCATTACGCGCATGTGGATTGTCCCGGTCACGCGGATTACATTAAGAATATGATAACCGGCGCGGCGCAGATGGACGGGGCTATAGTGGTAGTGAGTGCCGCGGACGGGCCCATGCCTCAGACGAGGGAGCATATACTTTTGGCGCGGCAGGTTAATGTGCCGGCGCTTCTGGTATTTATGAACAAGACGGACATGGTTGATGATCCGGAGCTTATAGAGCTTGTGGAGCTTGAGGTGAGGGAGCTTTTGGACGAGTATGAATTTCCCGGGGACGAGATACCGATAATAAAGGGCAGCGCGCTTAAGGCTCTTGAGAGCGATGATCCGGATTCGGAAGAGGCCAAGTGTATATGGGAGCTGATGGATGCGTTGGACAGTTATATACCCGAGCCGGAGAGGGATTTGGACAAGCCGTTTTTGATGCCTGTCGAGGATGTCTTTTCGATAACGGGAAGGGGCACGGTAGGAACGGGAAGGATAGAGCGCGGGATAGTAAATGTAGGTGAAAATGTGGAGATAGTGGGGATAAGGGACACGCAGAAGACCGTAGTGACGGGAGTGGAGATGTTCAGGAAGCTTCTTGATGAGGGTAGAGCCGGGGACAATGTCGGGTTGCTGCTCAGAGGGATAAACAAGAAGGATCTGCTTCGAGGGATGGTAGCCGCGAAGCCCGGATCGATAACGCCTCATAAGAAGTTCAAGTGCAAGGTATATGTATTGAAGAAGGAAGAGGGCGGTCGTCACACGCCGTTTTTTGAAGGGTACAGGCCGCAGTTTTATTTTCGCACGACAGATGTAACGGGAGTAGCAACGCTGCCGGAAGGCACGGAGATGGTAATGCCGGGTGATGATGTTGAGCTGACGGTGGAGCTGATAAGCCCGATAGCGATGGAGAAGGAGTTGCGGTTTGCTATCCGTGAAGGCGGAAGAACCGTCGGAGCTGGTGTTGTAACTGAAATTATTGAGTAA
- the rpsJ gene encoding 30S ribosomal protein S10 encodes MEGQKIRIRLKAYEHTMLDRSAGEIVRTARRTGAGVAGPIPLPTKRTVYTVLRSPHVNKKSREQFEIRVHKRLIWITDVTPKAVDALQKLDLPAGVDIEIKV; translated from the coding sequence GTGGAAGGACAAAAAATAAGAATTCGATTAAAGGCATACGAACATACGATGCTTGATCGTAGCGCTGGAGAAATTGTAAGAACTGCTCGAAGGACGGGGGCCGGAGTCGCTGGACCTATACCGCTTCCAACAAAGAGGACTGTTTATACTGTGCTTAGATCTCCTCACGTTAACAAAAAGTCGAGAGAGCAGTTTGAAATAAGAGTTCATAAAAGATTGATTTGGATTACCGATGTTACACCAAAGGCGGTTGACGCTTTACAAAAGCTTGATCTTCCGGCGGGTGTGGATATCGAAATCAAAGTCTAA
- the rplC gene encoding 50S ribosomal protein L3, producing MLGLIGKKIGMSQIFGENGEAVPVSVINAGPCPVVRKKTEAKHGYNAIQLAFEPIRPVKSNLPELGHFRKANLPPYKYLQEFRVDNPDDYEVGDLVNVGIFEGIEKVDVSGKSKGKGFQGVMKRYGFHGGRKTHGGRGPRSPGSVGMAAYPGKVIKGKKLPGRMGNKKEHIRNMQVVNVDTENNLLLVKGSVPGARNNVLRITVQKST from the coding sequence ATGTTAGGGCTGATTGGAAAGAAAATTGGAATGAGTCAGATATTCGGCGAGAATGGTGAAGCCGTTCCGGTATCGGTCATAAATGCCGGCCCGTGTCCCGTTGTCAGAAAGAAAACTGAAGCCAAACACGGGTATAACGCGATTCAGCTGGCCTTCGAGCCTATCAGACCGGTGAAATCGAATCTTCCGGAACTTGGACATTTCCGCAAAGCAAACCTTCCCCCCTATAAATACCTTCAGGAGTTTCGCGTTGACAACCCGGATGATTATGAAGTTGGGGATTTGGTCAATGTAGGTATATTTGAAGGGATAGAAAAGGTGGACGTGTCGGGAAAATCAAAGGGAAAAGGTTTTCAGGGAGTAATGAAGAGATACGGATTTCACGGCGGAAGAAAAACGCACGGCGGAAGAGGTCCCAGGTCTCCAGGCTCGGTGGGAATGGCCGCTTATCCGGGTAAAGTGATAAAGGGAAAGAAGCTTCCAGGCAGAATGGGAAATAAAAAAGAACATATAAGGAACATGCAAGTTGTCAATGTGGACACTGAAAATAATCTGTTGTTGGTAAAAGGATCCGTTCCGGGCGCGAGAAATAATGTGCTCAGAATAACAGTACAGAAATCAACATAA
- the rplD gene encoding 50S ribosomal protein L4 codes for MASAKVYNFDGELKGNMDLPESLFEADVDKSVLYDVIRAYMANRRSGTAQAKSRGEVRFSKAKPYRQKGTGRARAGKRSSPIWKGGGVVFGPRKRDYRTDVPKKVRRKALKSVLSDKFNDDCVVVVEGFSMEKPKTKDFVKFLQSAGLNGKKILFATDGFDENIYKSVRNIAGVEFILGRNLNAYEILKADVLLLTKESLSSLEEVFV; via the coding sequence ATGGCAAGTGCTAAGGTTTATAATTTTGACGGAGAATTAAAAGGGAATATGGATTTGCCGGAATCTCTTTTTGAAGCTGATGTCGACAAATCAGTTTTGTACGATGTAATACGCGCTTATATGGCTAACAGGCGCAGCGGAACGGCCCAGGCGAAAAGTCGCGGAGAGGTTCGCTTCAGTAAAGCTAAACCGTACAGGCAAAAAGGAACCGGAAGGGCGAGAGCCGGCAAGAGGTCTTCACCGATATGGAAGGGCGGGGGTGTGGTATTCGGCCCCAGAAAAAGGGACTACAGGACCGATGTTCCCAAAAAGGTAAGAAGGAAGGCTCTAAAGAGTGTTCTTTCTGACAAGTTCAATGACGATTGTGTTGTAGTAGTTGAGGGTTTTTCGATGGAGAAGCCAAAGACAAAGGATTTTGTCAAATTTCTCCAGTCCGCCGGCCTGAATGGCAAGAAGATACTTTTTGCGACTGACGGGTTTGATGAAAATATCTATAAGTCCGTAAGGAATATCGCGGGAGTTGAGTTTATACTGGGACGTAATCTCAACGCCTATGAAATACTCAAGGCGGATGTTCTCCTTCTGACTAAGGAATCCCTTTCCTCTCTTGAGGAGGTGTTTGTGTAA
- the rplW gene encoding 50S ribosomal protein L23: MVNINKVIFKPVITERATNLKEKSNKFVFEVDPRANKKQIKEAVESVFKVKVQKVNTSVLRGKMKTTFRKAGRFTGKRPDRKKAIVSLAKGDTIDIFDEV, translated from the coding sequence ATGGTAAATATTAACAAAGTAATTTTTAAGCCTGTTATAACGGAGAGAGCTACAAATCTTAAGGAGAAAAGCAACAAGTTCGTCTTTGAGGTTGATCCTAGAGCTAACAAGAAACAGATAAAAGAAGCCGTAGAAAGTGTATTTAAAGTAAAAGTCCAGAAAGTAAACACGAGTGTTCTGCGCGGCAAGATGAAGACAACTTTCAGAAAAGCGGGCCGGTTTACAGGCAAACGCCCCGATAGAAAGAAAGCGATAGTTTCACTTGCCAAAGGGGACACAATTGATATATTTGATGAGGTATAA